The genomic interval TTCAGCGCGGACCCCGACCCGGACCTGCGCGGGCGGCTGGAGGCGGCGCTGGAAACACGGTTCGGTTTCCCGGTGCCCGTGACGCTCCGCACGGAGGCTGAGTGGCGGGAGGCGGCAACCGGTTGTCCCGCCCACCTGCGCAGCGAGGCGGTCGTGGTGGCGTTCCTGCGCGACCCGCCTGACCCGGAACGCGTGGCGGCCCTGCACGCGCGGGATGTGACCCCGGAACGCTGGGAGGTGGTCGGCCAGCACCTGTACCAGACGGTTCCGGAGGGTGTGCGGAACATGAAGCTGTCGGCCGCCGTGATCGAGCGGACGCTGGGCGTGGGCGTGACCGTCCGCAACGAACGGACCGTGGGGGCCATCGCGGCGATGCTGGACACCTGAGCCCCGGTGGGGACGTGGCTGGTTTAGCCTGCCGCATGACCCGCAAGTTCCCGCCCGCCGCGTTCCTGTCGGCCGCGCCGCTGCTGTTCGTGCTGCTCTGGAGCACCGGGTTCCTGGGCACCAAGGGCGCGGCCCGCAACGCCGATCCGTTCGCGTACCTGACGGTCCGGTTTGCCCTGGCGGCCCTGCTGATGCTGGCCCTGACGGCCGCGCTGCGCGCCCCGTGGCCCACGCGGGCGCAGGCGGGCCGGGCGGGCGTGACGGGCCTGCTGCTGCACGCCGGGTACCTGGGCGGCGTGACCACCGCCATCTGGCTGGGCCTGCCCGCCGGGATCACCAGCGTGCTGGTGGGCGTGCAACCCCTGCTGACGGGTCTGCTGTCCTGGCCGGTGCTGGGCGAACGGGTCACGCGGGCGCAGTGGGCGGGCCTGCTGCTGGGCTTCGTGGGCGTGCTGCTGGTCGTGGGCGGGCAGGGCGTCGGAAGTCAGACGGGGGCCAGCCGCCCGGCCCTGCTGGCCGCCGCGTTCGCGCTGATCTGCACCACTGCCGGCACCCTCTACCAGCGCCGCGCGGGCGGCGACATGCCGCTGCTGGGCGGCACGGCCGCGCAGTACGTCGTCAGCGCCGCCGCCCTCGGAACCGTCACGCTGGCACGCGGGGGCGGCGTGATCCACTGGGACGCGGAATTCATCGTGTCCCTCACGTGGCTGGTGCTGGTCCTGTCGGTCGGGGCGATCCTGCTGCTCATGCGCCTGCTGCGGGACCTGCCGGCGGCGCGCGTGAACAGCCTCTTCTACCTCGTGCCGCCGCTGGCCGTGCTGGAAAGCTGGGCGCTGTACGGCGAACGCCTGAGCCCCCTGTCGCTGGGCGGCCTGCTGCTGTGCGTGACCGGCGTGGCCCTCGCCGCCCGGCAACCCACCGCCCCCTTCCGACAGGACGGACCGTGACCAGTCCAGCCGAAGGAGGCGGGCGCGCGCCACACCTGAGGCACCCCGCGTTCAACCCGCACGGTACCGTGATTACATGCTTCCCTCCATACGCGCTGCCGGCTGTTTCGCCCTGCTCACCATCGGTGCAGGTCTGCCCGGACCGGCGTCTGCCCAGAGCGCCGCTCCACTGCAGGGACTGACAGACGCCGAGCTTGACCTACTGCTGTCCGCCACGGACCTCCTCGACCCGAACGGTTTTCTGCCCGGCGTGATCGCACCTGACCTGCCCTTCCGGGTAGCGCCGTTCATGAACCGCACGGTCGTGGGCAGCGTCATCCAGCCGTTCAGCACGAAAGTCGTCGTACGCACCACCCTGAATCCCGAAACGGCGAGCGCCATCGCTGAGGGCCTGCTCCGCCGGGACGGGTGGCTGGACATGTACCCCACCAACCCCACTATGGAGGTCTTTCAGGACGCTCCGGGCAGCACCACCCGAGGCGCGCCGCTGCTGTGCAAACCCGGCCTGGGCGGTCAGATGAACATCAACGTATTCCCGAACGGATCCGGGCTGACGCAGGTCAACTATTCGTTCCAGGCCTTCGGCGCCGCCTGCCCTTCCGGCAGAGCCCGGACAACCCCGAATGCCTACGAATCTGTCTACGAAAATGCAGTTGACCCGCTTCAGACCCTGCTGAGCTCTGGCGTGACCCTCCCAGTCCTGTCCGCCCCCGCCGAAGCCCTGATCGAACCCAGCGGCAACGAGTACAGCGGCTCGTACTACAAAACGTACGCGAAAGTCTTCTCCTCGCTGAGCGCCGAGCAGGTCCGCGCCGCCTACGTGGGCCGCCTGAACGCGCAGGACTGGGCCACCACCAGCAGCACCCGCAAGGGCTCCGAACTGATCAGCACCGTGCGCCGCACCTTCGGAAAACGCACCCTGACCGCCACCTTCGCCCTCACCCCCCGTCCCGGCCAGACCCGCATGAACGGCACCAAGAGCCTTCAGCAGTACGACGTGAAATTCGAATTCACGTACTGAACGGCAGCGCGTCAGCGGGAAACCCAACACAACAGAGGCGCCCTGCCTCGGGTCAATCCCAAGGATCCCTGTGTGCCCGGCAACCCGCCGCCCGCCCGGCGCGTACTGCCTGACATGAGCGAACTGAACGGACGGATCGGCGGCGTCACCCAGGGCTACGACCTGCACGCCGCCTGGAACGGCGAACGCCTGACCGGCCGCATCGGCGGGACCTTCCAGGGCAAGGACATCAAGCTCACGGTCCGCGCCGGGGACGTGGACGGCCGCATCGGCGGCACCTTCGCCGGGTTCGACGCCGACGGCGACGTGACTCCCCAGAGCGTCAGCGTGCGCCTCGGCGGCCACATCGACGGGGACGACGTGCACCTCCAGATCAGCGGCGACCGCGTCCGGGGCCGCTACTCCGGCCGGATCGACGGCAAGACCGTGGACCTGCACGTCAGCGGTGACCGCCTGCACGGCCGCATCGGCGGCGTGCTGGACGGCAAGGACGTGAACCTCACCCTGGGCGGCGTGCCCGTGGAGGTCGCCGCGCTGGCCGCCGTCTGCGCGTACAAGGCCCTCGAAGACCAGCAGGCGCACGACGCCTCCGCCGCCAGCAGCAGCGGGGGGTGAATGGGCAGCAGGCAGTGGGGCGTGGGCCGGAGCCAGGGTTCCGTCCACGCCCCACTGCCTAGCCCTTTTTCACGGTTTACTCGCCTCTGTCCTTGCGGGGCAGCAGGAAGAATCCGGCGGCGCTGCCCAGGGCGAGCAGGACGGCGGGCGCGCCGGTGGCCCAGCTGGCGGTTCCGGCGAGGGCAGTCGTGAGGCCGAGAATGCCGAGGATCCAGCCGCAGGCGAGCAGGGCGAAGGTGGTCCAGGGGAGGCGGCTGACGGTCAGCAGGGTCAGGGGCAGGAGCGCGGCGGACAGGAGGATGCGGACGCTGCCGCTGGCCTGAAGGTCAGCGGTGGCGGCAATCAGTGCCCAGACGGTCAGCGCGGCGGCGGGGATCAGCAGCAGCGTGGCGGCGGGGCTGGTGGGTGTCCGGGTGCTGGTCATGCGGTCAGCGTAGTGGGTGGCGATCCGGCCTGCACGCGAGGTTGCGCCTTGCGGGCGGGCGCGGCGGTGGGGGATTCCCAGCAAGCCGCACATTCCCGCGTGTGGGTGCGTGGTACGTTCCGCGCATCATGACCGTGACTGCGAAGGCGAGGACGTTGGGAGAACTGCTTCAGACCGAAGGGTACGCCGGGCGCGCGCCGTTCGACGGGAAGATCCGGCTGGTGCAGGATGAAGTGCGGGAGAACCTGACCCGCAAGTTGCGGGGCGGCGAGGAGTTGTTCCCCGGTGTGGTCGGGTACGACGACACGGTGATTCCGCAGCTGGTGAACGCGCTGCTGGCGCGGCAGAACTTCATTCTGCTGGGTCTGCGGGGTCAGGCGAAGAGCCGGATTCTGCGGGCCATCACGGGCCTGCTGGACGAGGAAGTGCCGGTCATTGCGGGCGTGGACATGCCGGACGACGTGCTGAACCCGGTGGGCGCGGAGGGCCGTCACCTGCTCGAAGCGCACGGGCTGGACCTGCCGATCCGCTGGCTCCCGCGCGCGGACCGGTACGTGGAGAAACTGGCGACGCCGGACGTGACGGTCGCGGACCTCGTGGGCGACGTGGACCCGATCAAGGCGGCGCGTCTGGGCACCAGCCTGGGTGACGTGCGAAGCATGCACTTCGGGCTGCTGCCGCGTGCGAACCGGGGCATCTTCGCGGTGAACGAACTGGCGGACCTGTCCCCCAAGGTGCAGGTGGCGCTGTTCAACATCCTTCAGGAGGGGGACGTGCAGATCAAGGGCTACCCGGTCCGGCTGGAACTGGACGTGATGCTGGTGTTCAGCGCGAACCCGGAGGATTACACGGCGCGCGGGAAGATCGTCACGCCGCTCAAGGACCGCATCGGGTCAGAGATCCGCACGCACTACCCGACGGACGTGCGCCTGGGCATGGACATCACGGCGCAGGAGGCCGCGCGGGCCGAGGGTGTGATCGTGCCGCCGTTCATCGCGGAACTGATCGAGGAGATCGCGTTCCAGGCGCGCGAGGACGGCCGCGTGGACAAGCTGAGCGGCGTGTCGCAGCGCCTGCCGATCTCGCTGATGGAGGTCGCCGCCGCAAATGCCGAGCGCCGCAGCCTCGTGGCCGGGGACGCCCCGGTGGTGCGGGTCAGTGACGTGTACGCGGGCCTGCCGGCCATCACCGGGAAGATGGAACTGGAGTACGAGGGGGAACTCAAGGGTGCGGACAACGTGGCCCGCGACGTGATCCGCAAGGCAGCGGGGGCCGTGTACGCCCGCCACTACGGCAGCGCGAACACCCGCGACCTGGAGAAGTGGTTCGAGGCCGGGAACGTGTTCCGTTTCCCGCAGGGTGGGGACAGTGCCGCCGCGCTGAAAGCGGCCGGCGAGGTGCCGGGCCTGAGTGACCTGGCGGCCGAGGTGGCCGCGAGCAGCGACGACGCCGTGCGCGTGTCTGCCGCCGAGTTCATTCTGGAGGGCCTGTACGGCCGTAAGAAACTCTCGCGTGCCGAGGAACTGTACGCCGCGCCGGAACCCGAAACGCGCCAGCAGCGCGGCGGCCGCTGGAACTGATACGGACTCCGATTGAAGGGGCTGCAAAGCTCCTTCAATCCGAGCGGATGCGACTCGCAGAGCTGCCCCGCAGAGAAGGAGAGAAGCGGGTTCCGGACGTGGAGCTGGCAATCCGGTGAACTTCCGGATTGTCGGCGAAACAGACGGAATCCGTATGATACGGACTCCGATTGAATGGGCTGCAAAGGCCATTCAATCCGAGCGGAGCGAGCAGGAGAGAAACGGGTTCCGGACGTGGAGTTAACAGATCGGTGGTGTTCCGATCTGTTAACGAAACAGACGGAATCCGTATGAGACAGCAGGCGAACCGCAGACAGTGGGGAGTGGATCGGGGCGGGCGTCCCGTCCGCTCCCCACTGTCTGTATGCCGCTTCCTATTACCCTGGGGGGATGCTGCCCTCTGCTCTGGCTGATCTGATCGGGTTTCACGCGCCGCTGTCGGTGGTGCAGCGCGGGCAGGGGGGCGCGGTGACGCTGCTCACGCCGGGCGTGAACGTGCTGGCGCTGAACGCGACGTTCCTGCCGGGCGATGTGGGCGGCGTGGACCTGCGGGACGTGCAGGACTGGCATGAGGGGCAGGGGCTGCCGCCGCTGGTGGCCTGGGTGGGCGGCGAGGTTCCGGCGGGCCTGAAGGTTCAGGAGGTCGCGCGGGTGCGGGTGGGCGACTGGGCCGGTGAGGCGGGGCCGCCGGATGACCCGGTGGTCGTCGAGCAGGTGGGGCGTCTGCACCTGAGCGCGTGGGCGGGAGCGCTGTGCGCGGCGCACGGCACGCCGGGGTGGGCGGAGGGGCTGGCGCGGCAGCTGGCGGGACCGCTGGAGGCCGCTGCCGGGGCCTTCGCGCTGCTGATGGCGTACCGGGACGGGCAGCCGGTCGGGGCGCTGCTGTGGCAGGCGCGTGGGGCGGGCGGCGCGGCGCACCTGTGGGGCGCGGCCGACGCCGGGGTGGGCGAGGCGCTGCTGAACGCGGCGGCGGCCCTGGGTGCGGACCTGGCGGTCACGTTGCCCGGCGATGCCCGGTGGGACGGGCCGTCCGTACGCGCAGTCACGGAGGTACGGTATGGCCTGCTGATTCCCGTGCCGGGCGAGGCGACCCGGGGGGGGTAAGGGCGGGGCAGGTTTCGCTTGGACGTCGTACGGATTCCGGTTGAAAGGGTTGCACCCTCTTTCAACCCGAGCAGAGCGCGCAGGAGGGAAATGGATTCCGGGCGTGGCGTTGGCAACCCGGTGGTGTTCCGGGGTGTGAACGAGACCGACGGCAGTCCGTATCGGATGAGGCTGCGCTGCTCACAGGTGGCAGTTGCCAGGAAGCTGCCCGGAGTCCGTGAAATTCTCCTCATACGGATTCCGTTTGTTTCGCCGACAATCCGGAACTTCACCGGATTGCCGGCTCCACGCCCGGAACCCGTTTTTCTTCCACTCGCTTCGCTCCGATTGAATGGGCTTTACAGCCCATTCAATCGGAGTCCGTATCACTGGGTGGGGGATCAGCACACCCATCGCCGCACGGCCAACATGAGAAATGAGAAAGATTTCCTCATGGTAAAGAGACTTCGGCACGTTCTAATGCCCCCATGCTCCCCCAACCCCTGCGCGGCGCCAGTGTCGCCCTGCTGATTCTGACCCTCAGCGCCTGCGGCAGCACCGGCAGCACCCCCACCCCCACCCCGACCGACCCGGCCCGGAACGTCAGCGACACGCTCTCCCCGCAGGGCGTCGCCAGCCCCGTCACCCTGACGCTGGGGCAGCCGCAGCAGCTGACCGTCACGGTCGGCGGCCGCGCCCCTGCGCCCGGCCAGCTCGTGTGGACCACCAGCAACGCGGCGGTCGCCAGCGTCACGCAGGCCGGACTGGTCACGCCGGTCAGCGGCGGGAACGCCACCGTCCGCGCCGCCCTGAGCCGCAACGCGGCGGCCTTCATCGACTTCCCGCTGACCGTCAGCGGCGCCGCGCCCACCCCCACTCCGGCACCGGCTCCCGCGCCCGCCACGGACTTCGCGCAGCAGATTCTGGATCTCGTGAACGCCGCCCGCGCGCAGGGCCGCACCTGCGGGGCCACCGCCTACGCCGCCGCGCCCGCGCTGACCCTGAACGCGCAGCTGGGACAAGCCGCGCAGGGCCACGCCGCCGACATGGCCGCCCAGAACTACTTCAGCCACGACAGCAAGGACGGCCGCACCGCCGGGCAGCGCATCGCCGCCGCCGGGTATGCGTACCGCACCTGGGGTGAGAACATCGCCGCCGGGCAGGCCACCGCCGCGCAGGTCATGGACGGCTGGCTGAAAAGCGAGGGGCACTGCAAGAACATCATGAACCCCGCCTTCCGGGAACTCGGCGTCGGGTACGCGACCAGCACCTCCGGGCCGTACTGGGTGCAGGACTTCGGGGCCCGCTGACCGTCACGACATCAGGGAGGGGGAGGCTGCGACGGGCCTCCCCCTCCCTGGCTGTTGCTCTTTACCCGAACAGCGCCCGGTACTCGCCGTACCCCTGCGCGTCCAGTTCCGACACCGGCACGAAGCGCATGGCGGCCGAGTTGATGCAGTAGCGCAGCCCCCCATGCTCCTGCGGGCCGTCCGGGAAGACGTGTCCCAGGTGCGAGTCCGCCACCGCCGAACGGACCTCGGTGCGGGCGTACCCGATCCTGTAATCGGTGTTCTCGGTCAGCGTGACACTGGGAATGGGCCGCGTGAAGCTGGGCCACCCGCACCCCGCGTCGTACTTGTCCAGGCTGGAGAACAGCGGCTCGCCGCTCACGACGTCCACGTAGATGCCCTCCTCCGTGTGATCCCAGTACTCCCCGGTGAAGGCCCGCTCGGTGCCCTCGTGCTGGGTCACGCTGTACTGCATGGGCGTCAGGCGCTCGCGCAGCTCGGCATCGGACGGTTTCACGAACGGCTTGTCAGTCATGGAAGCAGTCTAGGCGCAGCGGGACGCCGGGACGGTGACCGAACGTAGGAAGTGGTGAGCGGGTCCGGGCCACTGTTCCCCCCACCCACCACAGCCCGCACTGCCCTTACAGCGGAATGTTGCCGTGCTTCTTGTAGGGCCGGGCCTCTTCCTTGTCGCGGAGCATGGTGAAGGTCTGGATCAGGACGCGGCGGGTGTCCTCCATGGGGATCACGTCGTCGATGTAGCCCTTGGCGGCGGCCACGTAGGGGTTGTCGAAGGCGTCCTTGTACTCGGCGATCTTCTGCGCGCGGGTCGCGTCGGGGTTGTCGCTGTTCTGGATGTCGCGGCGGTACACGATGTTCGCGGCGCCCTCGGCACCCATGACGGCGACGGCGGCAGTCGGCCAGGCGTACACGACGTCGGCGCCCATGTCGCGGCTGTTCATGGCGAGGTACGCCCCGCCGTAGCTCTTGCGGGTGATCAGGGTGACCTTGGGAACGGTCGCCTCGGCGTACGCGTAGAGCATCTTCGCGCCGTGCCGGATGATCCCGGCGTGTTCCTGCGCCACGCCCGGCAGGAAGCCCGTCACGTCCACCAGCGTCAGGATCGGGATGTTGTAGCAGTCGCAGGTGCGGATGAACCGCGCGGCCTTGTCCGACGCGTCGATGTTCAGCGTGCCCGCCATGACGCGCGGGTTGTTCGCCACGATGCCCACCGACTCGCCGTTCAGGCGTGCGAAGCCCACCACGATGTTCTTCGCCCAGTTCGGCTGGATTTCCAGGAAGGTGCCGTCGTCCACGAGTTCGTGAATCACGTCGTGCATGGCGTAGGGTTTGCGCTGGTCCGGCACGACGATGTCCAGCAGCCGCTCGTTCGTGCGGTCGGCCGGGTCGCCCGTCGGATGCGCGGGCGCCTTCTCGCGGGCGTTCTGCGGCAGGTAGCCCAGCAGGTCGCGCACGCCGGCCAGGACCGCCTCGTCACCGTCGTACTCCAGGTGCGCCACGCCGCTCTTGCGGGTGTGGACGTCCGCGCCGCCCAGCTGGTCGAAGGTCACGTCCTCCCGCGTCACGGACTTGATGACCTCGGGACCCGTGATGAACATGTAACTGCTGCCGCCGCTCATCAGGATGAAGTCCGTCAGGGCCGGCGAGTACACCGCGCCGCCCGCGCAGGGCCCCAGGATCGCGCTGATCTGCGGCACGGCGCCCGAGTAGATCGCGTTGCGGTAGAAGATCTCGCCGTAGCCGCTTAAAGAGTCCACGCCCTCCTGGATGCGCGCCCCGGCGCTGTCGTTCAGGCCGATCACCGGGCACCCCGTTCTGGCGGCCATGTCCATGATCTTCGTGACCTTCGCGGCGTTCATCTTGCCCAAGGAACCGCCCAGCACCGTGAAGTCCTGACTGAACACGAACACCTGCCGCCCGTGGATCGTGCCGCGCCCGGTCACGACGCCCTCGCCCGGCGCGTCCACGCCCTGCATCAGGCGGCCGCCCCGGTGCTCCACGAAGGTCCCCATCTCCAGGAAGGAACCGGGGTCGAGCAGCGCGTCGATCCGCTCGCGGGCCGTGAGTTTCCCGCCGGCCTTCTGTTTCTTCAGGCGTTCGGGGCCGCCGCCCTGCTCGACCCGCGTGCGGCGCTGCTCCATCGCCGCGATCAGTTCCTGTAACTCCACGCCCGGATTTGTCATGCCCGCATGGTATCCAAACGGGCGTTAGGCACCCGCGTGACCGGGCCGGGGACAGATGGCGGATGGCGGATGGCGGATGGCGGATGGCGGATGGCGGATGGCGGATGGCGGATGGCGGATGGCGGATGGCGGATGGCGGATGGCGGATGGCGGATGGCGGATGGCGGATGGCGGATGGCGGATGGTCAACAGCGTGTGCGCGACCCCGCCTCCACTGTCAAGCCCCACCCACTGCCCACTTCCCTCTTACCGCCCCGCTTCGACCTCGATGCCGTCCGCCTCGCTCATGCGGACGATGTTCGCCAGGGTGTGGATAGGCACGTTCAGGTCCGCGAGTTTCGCGCGGCCGTCCTCGAACTGCTTTTCCACCACGCAGCCGATACCCAGCAGCTCGGCGCCGCTGACCTCGATCATGCCTGCCAGCGCCCGCAACGTCCCGCCGGACGCCAGGAAATCGTCGATGACGACCACGCGGTCCCCGGCACCCAGGAACTCGCTGCTGATGAACAGGTCCACCACGCCGCCCTTGGTGCGGCTGACGGACTGCGCCGTGAAGGCGGGTTCTTTCATGGTGACGGGTTTCTTCTTGCGGGCGTACACCATCGGCACGCCCAGCACCATGGCCGTGGCGATGGCGGGCGCGATCCCGCTGACCTCGATGGTCACGATCTTGCCGGGGTTCAGCGGCGCGAAGTGCGCGGCGAACACCTCGCCCATCTCGCGCGTCAGGTGCGGCAGGAGCTGGTGGTTCACCAGTCCGTCCACCTTCAGAATCCCACCGGGAAGAACTTCACCCTGCTGCCGAATCGCGTCCACGAGTGCCTGCATGCCCCGGAGTGTACCCGCTGGGGCAGTGGGCCCTGAGCATTGAGCTGTGATACGGACTGCCGTTTGTTTCGCCGACAATCCGGAACTCCACCGGATTGCCAGCTCCACGTCCGGAGGGGCGTTTCTCTCCTTCTCTGCGGAGCAGCTCTGCGAGTCGCATCCGCTCGGACCCAGCGGGCTTTGCAGCCCATTCAATCGGAGCGGATGCGAGTAGGAGAGAAACGGGTTCCGGACGTGGAGTTGACGACCCGGTGCCGTTCCGGGTTGTCAACGAAACAAACGGCAGTCCGTATGAGCGCCGCGTTCCCTTACAGCTCGTTGATTTCGGGTTTGAAGCCCACCTGCCGGATGTACTCCAGGTATTCGGGGCCGGTGAGTGCCTCGCGTTTGCCGCTCAGGGCGACGAACATGGCTTCGAGGACGTTGGTGGCGAAGTTGCGGCTGCCCATGCGGGGCGTGGTGGTGATCAGTCGGGCCACGCCGCGCGCTTTCATCCAGTCGCGGTCGGCCTGGGTGATGGTCTGCGTGAGGATGGTCTTGCCGGTCAGGTCCTGCGGGGCGTAGCGTTTGGCGTAGTGGGTGTCTCCGGCGATCACGTCGGCCCAGGCGTAGTACTTGGTGCCGTTGCCCTGCACGCTGGTCTCCTGCTTGGCGCCGGTCGGGTAGAACCAGTCCTGCGGGAGTTTGGTGATGACGGGCAGGATCAGGCCCGCCACGCGCCGCAGGGATGCCAGCGAGCGCAGGGGCCGGTCGATGTTCAGGCCAAACACGATGTCCCCGAACACGATGTCCGCGCCGTGTTCGGCGAGGGCCTCGGCCATGCCGAAACGGTCCACGGCGGAGACCATCAGGACCCGGCGCGTGCGCCAGTTCAGGACCGGGTCGAGCTGGGCGATGGCGTCGCGTTCCAGGGTGTTCTTCAGGCCGCTGCCGTCCAGCACCGGGGTGATGCGCGCCCCGGCGACCAGCTTGCGGACGTTCGTGAAGGTGTAGCGTTTCCCGCCGGCCAGCAGGTACAGGTCCGCGCCGCCCAGCCCGAAGGCGTCCACGCGGCCGTCGAGGGCCTGGAACAGGGCGGCCATCCTCTTCGCGTCACCGTCCGTGCCGATCCGCTCGATGATGAAGGGCTGGCCGAGCACGGTGACGGTCTCGCGGGCGTTGCGGGCGCTGCTGCCCAGGCTGACGCTGACGACATGCTTGTGCCCGGCGGGCGCGGGCTGCCAGCCCTGGAGGGGATCGGTCATGCGGGGCATTCTACGCGCGGGGCCGGGAGCTACGTCCGGTTCAGGTGGGCGCGTCCAGCGTCACGCGCGCCCCCGCGCGGGCCGAGGCGTACAGGGCGTCCAGCACACGTGCCTGCGCGACCGCGTCGGCGGGGGGGTACAGCGCCGCTTCCTGCCCGCGAGCGACCCGCTGGAAGTGCGCGACCATGCGCGCGTACCCGTTCGAGGGCGGGAACTCCTCGCGGGTTTCCTGGCCACCCACGTTCAGGTGCAGCGTCACGGGCTCGTGCGTGTGGCTGTGGTACACGCGGGGCACGTCCAGCGTGCCGCGCGCACCCACGACCGTCAGGCGACTGAAGCTGGGGTCCGTCCAGTCGAAGGCGCAGTCCAGGCTGCCCAGCGCGCCCCCGAAGTCCAGGGTGCCGCTGAGGGCCACGTCGATGTCGCCCGTGCCGGGTGACGCCCCGGCGGGCGTCCAGCGAGCGGCAGCAGTCACGGCCCTCGGTTCGCCGAGCAGCAGGCGCATCAGGTTCACGGGGTAGGTGCCCACGTCGAACAGCGCCCCGCCGCCCTGCGCGGCGTTCCAGCGGAAGTCGTCGGGGTTGGTCATGTGGAACCCGAACGCACCGTGCACGGACCGCACGTCGCCCAGCGTGCCGCCGCGCACGAGGTCCACGATCCGCAGGACATGCGGCTGGAAGCGGTACGCGAAGGCCTCCAGCAGCGTGCCGCCCGTCTGCGCGGCTGCGTCCGCGAGCTGCTGCGCCTCGGCGGCGTTCAGGGTCAGGGGTTTCTCGGTCAGGACGTGCTTCCCGGCCCGCAGCGCCGCCAGCGTCCAGGGCAGGTGCGCGTCGTTCGGCAGGGGGTTGTACACGGCGTGCACGTCGGCCGTGATCAGGTCATCGTACGTGCCGGCGACCCGCACGCCCCATTCCC from Deinococcus depolymerans carries:
- a CDS encoding acyl-CoA carboxylase subunit beta, producing the protein MTNPGVELQELIAAMEQRRTRVEQGGGPERLKKQKAGGKLTARERIDALLDPGSFLEMGTFVEHRGGRLMQGVDAPGEGVVTGRGTIHGRQVFVFSQDFTVLGGSLGKMNAAKVTKIMDMAARTGCPVIGLNDSAGARIQEGVDSLSGYGEIFYRNAIYSGAVPQISAILGPCAGGAVYSPALTDFILMSGGSSYMFITGPEVIKSVTREDVTFDQLGGADVHTRKSGVAHLEYDGDEAVLAGVRDLLGYLPQNAREKAPAHPTGDPADRTNERLLDIVVPDQRKPYAMHDVIHELVDDGTFLEIQPNWAKNIVVGFARLNGESVGIVANNPRVMAGTLNIDASDKAARFIRTCDCYNIPILTLVDVTGFLPGVAQEHAGIIRHGAKMLYAYAEATVPKVTLITRKSYGGAYLAMNSRDMGADVVYAWPTAAVAVMGAEGAANIVYRRDIQNSDNPDATRAQKIAEYKDAFDNPYVAAAKGYIDDVIPMEDTRRVLIQTFTMLRDKEEARPYKKHGNIPL
- a CDS encoding DMT family transporter — encoded protein: MTRKFPPAAFLSAAPLLFVLLWSTGFLGTKGAARNADPFAYLTVRFALAALLMLALTAALRAPWPTRAQAGRAGVTGLLLHAGYLGGVTTAIWLGLPAGITSVLVGVQPLLTGLLSWPVLGERVTRAQWAGLLLGFVGVLLVVGGQGVGSQTGASRPALLAAAFALICTTAGTLYQRRAGGDMPLLGGTAAQYVVSAAALGTVTLARGGGVIHWDAEFIVSLTWLVLVLSVGAILLLMRLLRDLPAARVNSLFYLVPPLAVLESWALYGERLSPLSLGGLLLCVTGVALAARQPTAPFRQDGP
- the xpt gene encoding xanthine phosphoribosyltransferase gives rise to the protein MQALVDAIRQQGEVLPGGILKVDGLVNHQLLPHLTREMGEVFAAHFAPLNPGKIVTIEVSGIAPAIATAMVLGVPMVYARKKKPVTMKEPAFTAQSVSRTKGGVVDLFISSEFLGAGDRVVVIDDFLASGGTLRALAGMIEVSGAELLGIGCVVEKQFEDGRAKLADLNVPIHTLANIVRMSEADGIEVEAGR
- a CDS encoding Gfo/Idh/MocA family oxidoreductase; this translates as MTEPAFRWGLLGAARIARALIPAIREAGGEVACVGVRDPHSARAQAFAREWGVRVAGTYDDLITADVHAVYNPLPNDAHLPWTLAALRAGKHVLTEKPLTLNAAEAQQLADAAAQTGGTLLEAFAYRFQPHVLRIVDLVRGGTLGDVRSVHGAFGFHMTNPDDFRWNAAQGGGALFDVGTYPVNLMRLLLGEPRAVTAAARWTPAGASPGTGDIDVALSGTLDFGGALGSLDCAFDWTDPSFSRLTVVGARGTLDVPRVYHSHTHEPVTLHLNVGGQETREEFPPSNGYARMVAHFQRVARGQEAALYPPADAVAQARVLDALYASARAGARVTLDAPT
- a CDS encoding quinate 5-dehydrogenase; protein product: MTDPLQGWQPAPAGHKHVVSVSLGSSARNARETVTVLGQPFIIERIGTDGDAKRMAALFQALDGRVDAFGLGGADLYLLAGGKRYTFTNVRKLVAGARITPVLDGSGLKNTLERDAIAQLDPVLNWRTRRVLMVSAVDRFGMAEALAEHGADIVFGDIVFGLNIDRPLRSLASLRRVAGLILPVITKLPQDWFYPTGAKQETSVQGNGTKYYAWADVIAGDTHYAKRYAPQDLTGKTILTQTITQADRDWMKARGVARLITTTPRMGSRNFATNVLEAMFVALSGKREALTGPEYLEYIRQVGFKPEINEL
- a CDS encoding DUF1697 domain-containing protein; protein product: MTFVALLHAVNLGARRKVPMTDLRALLTGLGLREVRTYIQSGNAVFSADPDPDLRGRLEAALETRFGFPVPVTLRTEAEWREAATGCPAHLRSEAVVVAFLRDPPDPERVAALHARDVTPERWEVVGQHLYQTVPEGVRNMKLSAAVIERTLGVGVTVRNERTVGAIAAMLDT
- a CDS encoding CAP domain-containing protein, whose protein sequence is MLPQPLRGASVALLILTLSACGSTGSTPTPTPTDPARNVSDTLSPQGVASPVTLTLGQPQQLTVTVGGRAPAPGQLVWTTSNAAVASVTQAGLVTPVSGGNATVRAALSRNAAAFIDFPLTVSGAAPTPTPAPAPAPATDFAQQILDLVNAARAQGRTCGATAYAAAPALTLNAQLGQAAQGHAADMAAQNYFSHDSKDGRTAGQRIAAAGYAYRTWGENIAAGQATAAQVMDGWLKSEGHCKNIMNPAFRELGVGYATSTSGPYWVQDFGAR
- the msrB gene encoding peptide-methionine (R)-S-oxide reductase MsrB, giving the protein MTDKPFVKPSDAELRERLTPMQYSVTQHEGTERAFTGEYWDHTEEGIYVDVVSGEPLFSSLDKYDAGCGWPSFTRPIPSVTLTENTDYRIGYARTEVRSAVADSHLGHVFPDGPQEHGGLRYCINSAAMRFVPVSELDAQGYGEYRALFG
- a CDS encoding ATP-binding protein, giving the protein MTVTAKARTLGELLQTEGYAGRAPFDGKIRLVQDEVRENLTRKLRGGEELFPGVVGYDDTVIPQLVNALLARQNFILLGLRGQAKSRILRAITGLLDEEVPVIAGVDMPDDVLNPVGAEGRHLLEAHGLDLPIRWLPRADRYVEKLATPDVTVADLVGDVDPIKAARLGTSLGDVRSMHFGLLPRANRGIFAVNELADLSPKVQVALFNILQEGDVQIKGYPVRLELDVMLVFSANPEDYTARGKIVTPLKDRIGSEIRTHYPTDVRLGMDITAQEAARAEGVIVPPFIAELIEEIAFQAREDGRVDKLSGVSQRLPISLMEVAAANAERRSLVAGDAPVVRVSDVYAGLPAITGKMELEYEGELKGADNVARDVIRKAAGAVYARHYGSANTRDLEKWFEAGNVFRFPQGGDSAAALKAAGEVPGLSDLAAEVAASSDDAVRVSAAEFILEGLYGRKKLSRAEELYAAPEPETRQQRGGRWN